The Leptospira kanakyensis genome contains the following window.
ATGCCAGAAGGGAAATGTGCCGCAGGCCAAGCGAGGCCGTAGTGCCGAAGCGCAGTGAGTAGACGCTGTTATGCGAAGGATTGCATGTTTAATTATTTTTCTTTAATGCTAGAAAAAGAGCATAAAACCATCCAATTATTGTCCATCCAAGTAAAAGATTAATGAGAACCAACGTGAAGCTATGTTTCTTTTTAACTAAAGCAATTATTGTTGGTAAAAAATATCCACCAATAGCCCAAATCGGACTAAGTAAAAAGAGAATTTCCCAAGGTCCTAAATTACTAAACATTCTTTGAATTTCCTTAATTTTGAATTTTTTTAATTCCGAATTATTTATATTTACTTTTTTATTCCTTCGTAAGTATACGATTCATCGATTTTAACGTATTTTTTTGGTGGAGGTGGATTGTTGAAATATAATCCGAGTATTTTTGAAGGATCTCCATCCTTAAATGTTAAGGTAACGAATGAAGTTGCTTTTCTAAAATGTACAATTTTGATAGATTGAATATAATCATTTCCTTCATAATTTTGTTTAGAGAAATTCCATTGATTTTTTTTGTATGATTTAAATTTTCCGAACTGTTCATTTACAACATCATCTAATTTTGCAAAATTATCTACATTTTTTGATTTGTTTTCATCTTCAAGGAAATATTTTTCTGCAACGGTTCTGTAATTATTTTTTGAAATTAACTCAATTGCGCTGTTAGAGGTTTCAAGGTAAGGTTTAAATTCGGAAAGATCATCAGATAACTTACTCTCCATATCTGGATTTTCTAAGGTTCCTGAAGCTACACTATTGTTTAATTTTGTATTGCATTGTGAAAATACAACCAATGCGAAGAATATGATAAGTTTTTGTTTCATGTTTCCCTTTTTATATATATTTTTGCAATCTTTCGCATAACGAACTAGGGGAGACGACGTTCCCTGACCCTGAGTCCCGGACGGGACGTTAGGGACTGGCACGGAGTTTGCGGATGCAAACGAGTGACAGAAAGGGAATGTGGCGCAGCCCAAGCGAGGCCGCAAGTGCCGAAGCGCAGCGTCTCCCCGTTGTTAGTCGCAGTAGCGTGGTTTATGTTTTACTGAGATATTTTTCAAAGTTTATTATTTTTAATTTCGAATTTTCAGCAATTTTGTTGAAATCAGAATCGTAAGTCGCAATGGTTAAATTGTTTGAAATAGCTATTTGTGCTATTAAAACATCGATCGAAGCCACAGTGATTCCCTTTTTTGCTAAATCATTTCTTAACTGTGCTGCGAGAATATGATCTTTGTTCGTAGGGGTTACATAATTAAAGAAGCGAAGATGATTATTAATTTCATCAAAAAGCTTTTGGTTTTTTATTCCTGTTAATATTTCCTGTAGTATAATTCCAGTTAAGAATATCTCTTCTTCATTTTTAATTATTTGAAAAAGAAAAGTATCTTCAGAATTAACAGATTTGTTTTTTCGTCTAAGAGCTTCTGACCAAACGGAAGTATCAATAAGTAAGTTCACTATATAGTAGTTGAATTGTGACTATTTTCTGAGCTTTTTATAATCAGCTTTTGGATCATATTCAATAGTATTGAAAAATTTAATAATTTCTTTTTGTTTATGTTTTTTTATAAACTCGATAAGTGCAGTGTTTACAGTTTCTCTTTTTGTTTTTAAGCCACTTAATGAATATGCTTCATCAAGTAATTCTGAGTCAATG
Protein-coding sequences here:
- a CDS encoding superinfection immunity protein, which codes for MFSNLGPWEILFLLSPIWAIGGYFLPTIIALVKKKHSFTLVLINLLLGWTIIGWFYALFLALKKNN
- the vapC gene encoding type II toxin-antitoxin system VapC family toxin; protein product: MNLLIDTSVWSEALRRKNKSVNSEDTFLFQIIKNEEEIFLTGIILQEILTGIKNQKLFDEINNHLRFFNYVTPTNKDHILAAQLRNDLAKKGITVASIDVLIAQIAISNNLTIATYDSDFNKIAENSKLKIINFEKYLSKT
- a CDS encoding type II toxin-antitoxin system VapB family antitoxin; amino-acid sequence: MATNLNIDSELLDEAYSLSGLKTKRETVNTALIEFIKKHKQKEIIKFFNTIEYDPKADYKKLRK